GCCATGACAGAGTCTATTTTGGAAGACAAATCATGTGGGCCCAAATTCCCAATCCACAGTAATTACCAAATAGTAGGCAAAAAGACCCCATTTCAGAAACTGCACATGTTCACAGAGAAGATAAGGAATGAGACGCATAAGGTTACTAATGGTGGTTTTCTCTGGGTGGTGGGTTTAgggtaattttcctttttctttgtgcatttctatatttgaaattttaattcaaTAGCCATTTATTAATCTAGATAGATcagaaaaaatcaattaatgttaagattaaaaatacattctttgCAGGATCCCAGATACAATTGATCTGTAATGTCACTGGCCAGTTGAGTGACATTGCTTACTGGAAGTGGAATGGGTCAGTAATTGATGAAGATGACCCAGTGCTAGGGGAAGACTATTACAGGTATGTATGCTAAGAGTTATTCACATTTTGATGTTAAATCCCAcgtgatattttatataacctTGTCGGTTTAGTTTAAAAGCAAGTGTTAGTTGCTCCTAACCTTtgctgcgttttttttttttttttttttttgctaagctAAGTAGAATTTATAAGATCTTGTACATTTAAGGTAAAAAATACTTGCCATTGTGGTGCAAATTACAGACCACTTAGAAGCCTTTCTCTTACGTTATACATGTTGCAACATTTCAACGAAGCAATTATCTTTCATTATTCTTCATATTCCTCAAGTAGCTTAGAAGAGACTCATTAATGAGCTCAAGAATCAGGCAATCCACTGCTCTCGAAAGCCTCTACTGGTTTCCTACTGCTCATCTATGGGACAAGGATCTCCTGGCTTCCCATGACCTCTCCTTCACAACACCTGCAAAGCACTTTGTCATCTGCCCCAATCTCCTCTTGTTTAGTATCTCCTCTGTGCCCCAAGGAGAACACAATGCATTTGTCtacatttttcttcttggaagtggtaatttttttgctttctctgcTACTGAGCCTGTTACTGACAGTGGTCTTGGGGTTATAAAATCTCAGATTGGTGTTGCCAGCAGTCTGAATGTTGTGACTGTGATTGGGCAGGGTGATTATTTCAGCGGCAATTTTGTCACAAATAAGGAAATACACAGGGTATACAGGTCTTATTTGTAGTTGATGCAATTAACTTACACAAGtttatttaatctctctctcGAATAGTGTGGAAAATCCTGCAAACAAAAGAAGGAGTACCCTCATCACAGTGCTTAATATATCGGAAATTGAAAGTAGATTTTATAAACATCCATTTACCTGTTTTGCCAAGAATACACATGGTATAGATGCAGCATATATCCAGTTAATATATCCAGGTAAACAACAAACTAATTGAAATGCAATTTTGTTTTACTGTAGTAAGATTCCATGACTTTGAAGTTTGAAATGCCATTTCCTCTGCTTAGAACACTCTTCACTTCCTCATTACTTGGGTaacttctatttctcttttactCTTCTGCTGAACTCTCTCTTCTTGGAAGCTTTTCTGTCCTGCTGCCTGCCCTTAACCCAGCTCTCGGCCCAAAGAGAGGAAGTTAGGGCCTCTGTATGTACTTCTGTAGCACCATATGTCACAGGATCTGTGGTACTTAGTTTTCTGTACTTAACTATAAATTCTGTGATGGTGGCAACCATTTATGTTAATAATCATTCTATTTCCACAGCTAATGGCAAGTTAGGTCTGGTACATTGTGGGTACCCAATGAACTACATTGATGAGGCATAGGGTAAgactaaatatccactttcaaaGAGGACATCAGAAGTCACTGGGTTTCATGAATTGgtataataaaacataatattgAAAGTATTTGTGAAACATTTTAAGGTAATTTGTGGTTTAATTAAACATTGGATATTATAATTGCATGCATGGAAGAATATCTGAAAGACTCTATAAATTAACttctatatatgtttaaatactaGCAGCATACAAAtagaaattacatttaaaagataacatttatGGTAGCATCAAAAATCatcaaatacttaagaataaatctAGCAAAAGCAGTTCAAAACCTCTGTAATACAAACTAAAAAATATTGAGATAAATTAGAGAAGAACTAAATGGAAGGATATACAATGTTCATAGATTGAAAGACTCGATATTATGAAGATGTCAGTCCTTCCCCAAATGAATCTATGGATTCCAAAAAATttcaatcaaaatctcagcagtATTTGTGCAAGTGAGAGTCAGTGTTTGTATGGGTGTGTTTTTGTGGACACCTGTAAAAGTCATAGGGAACTGTAAAGGACCAAGTATAGTCATGGTGgtcttaaataagaaaaataaatctggagGATTATTACTACAGACATCATGATCTTGTATGAAGCGACAGTACTTAAGACCGTAAGTGTGAACTATCATTTGGGCCAGCTGGATATTTGTCTGGAAAACGGTATAACTTGATTTCTGTTTTATATCCAAATCATTTAAATTGGAAAAGTAAATAAAGCTTTTAGATTCCCTTTTCTGGATGCTTACATGGTTCCTGATATTTAGAgagtactttctttttcttccctctttcttcttctctagcCCCCTCCCCATCACCTACTCCATCTGCTCCCCAGGTTCCTCTTTAATTATTGGATAACTAAGTAGAGAAGGAGGCCAGGAGAATGTGGAAATGTGAAACTTCCCTAAGCCTCCACCTTATTCGCTTTCCACCAGTCTTTAACTTTACCCAATGGACTCTCTGACCTCAGGGAACTTTTGTAGGCTTCTGAGTGATTTTAACTTTTCCCTGTTTTACTGTGGAATGCTCTATCCTGTggtctttggtatttttttccatgttattGTATATTATGCTATTTAGGTAGAAACTTCATAGAATGCACCTTAGTTTTATCATTGCTTTGTACATTAGTATCCATTACAAAGTGATAATAATGAATGAGTTAATATTGTCTGAATGCAGGCCATTCCCAGATATGGGCTCTCTGAGACAAAGATATTTAATTTGCTGTGCTCaaagttttaattctttttggttctaatatttttctcctttttttttctttttgctatagTCACTAATTTCCAGAAGCACATGATTGGTATATGTGTCACGTTGACAGTCATAATTGTGTGTTctgttttcatctataaaatcttCAAGATTGACATTGTGCTTTGGTACAGGGATTCCTGCTATGATTTTCTCCCAATAAAAGGTATAATTTTGTATTCCATGCAGTATTTCTTGTTGGAGATAAGGGATAGTTAGGAGATGTAGAAGATGACTAAGAGGGTTTTTACTAAGAGggtttctaaaatgaaaagtgGCATATACAAGAATACTAGTTATTCTTACACAGAATTATAGTTTTATAACTCATTAGGCTGAATATCATTGTTTTCTAAGTTCCTGCCTCAACATTCATATTGGTAGAATAAACAGGTATTTAGAGCATCTGTTTATAAATTCAGTTATGCACAAGCCATTGGGAGGCCTTGCTCTGTGATGAATAGGACAGACAGAGATCATACcttaatgaaagaaatgaaatgactaGATCTTCATGCATCAGggaggttctctctctctcctttgtttAAACTTTgcggaaaaaaaaaggaataccacaatatctaaaaaaaaaatgaatggatagAATTCAGGGCTGAGACCTCTGGGGAAGAAGATGAGGACAGGGAGACTTTAAGGATGGCTCTATACTAAGAGTATACGAGGCAGCCTCCAAATAGAAGAACAAATTTGCAGTAAAACACAAGAAATAGAAACCTTGTAAGAGATGAACACTTTTTAAAGGGATTATATTTTTGGTATTGCTGCTTCAGTCATGCCATTGTACAAAAAAAGATGAATAGTTCATTATGTAATGAATGTTTGTGATACTGACTTTATCAAATCTCTTATTTTTGCCTTGTGGTTCTAAATACATTATGTTTTTCCTTTAGCTTCAGATGGAAAGACTTATGACGCATATATACTGTATCCAAAGACCGTTGGGGAAGGGTCTACCTCTGACTGtgatatttttgtgtttaaagTCTTGCCTGAGGTcttggaaaaacagtgtggaTATAAGCTGTTCATTTATGGAAGGGATGACTATGTTGGGGAAGGTATGTGTGTAATGGAACAGAGTAAAGGCTTATTGTTGTAAAACTACTTAGTAAAATGTGGATTCCATCTTTCTAGAAGATCGTGGCATAGGGGTATATGTTTCACAATTTTAAGAACCTCTTCAGAAGTGTATgatgatttttacatttattaaatgcatttACTTCTCTCATATTTTGTCAGAGCAATAATTAAGtgattttcatttagttttgaaAAACTTAATGACTAGTTAAACCCAACAGTTGCTTTACAACTGATACAATTAAACAGGAGTGGTAGAGATCAAATGATTGaatagtaagtttttaaaattccaacaaAGTTTTCTGAGTTCtaaatgaaatatttgtcttttgagGGCCAATTTTTGAGTTAGTCTATAAAATGGGAGgtttgcagtggctcatgccttttatCTCAGTACAAccctgggaggccagggtgagagggtcgcttgagcctaggagcttgaggctgcagtgatccaagatcacgccactgcgctccagtgtGAGCAATAGAACAAGAGCCTGtctcttaaaattaattaattaaaaacatgGGAAACTCCTTTAATTTTaagtaaggcaagaaaaaggcGTTAGGAGCAATACGGTTGTGAAAAGCCTTGTGTGGCTTTGGTTCAGGAGAGAATGATGATGAATAGAATTTTACTTACTCTATTTTGCTTCCTGTTTTTCAGACATTGTTGAGGTCATTAATGAAAACGTAAAGAAAAGCAGAAGACTGATTATCATTTTAGTCAGAGAAACATCAGGCTTCAGCTGGCTGGGTGGTTCCTCTGAAGAGCAAATAGCCATGTATAATGCTCTTGTTCAGGATGGAATTAAAGTTGTCCTGCTTGAGCTGGAGAAAATCCAAGACTATGAGAAAATGCCAGAATCGATTAAATTCATTAAGCAGAAACATGGGGCTATCCGCTGGTCAGGGGACTTTACACAGGGACCACAGTCTGCAAAGACAAGGTTCTGGAAGAACGTCAGGTACCACATGCCAGTCCAGCGACGGTCACCTTCATCTAAACACCAGTTACTGTCACCAGCCGCTAAGGAGAAACTGCAAAGAGAGGCTCACGTGCCTCTCGGGTAGCATGGAGAAGTTGCCAAGAGTTCTTTAGGTGCCTCCTGTCTTATGGCGTTGCAGGCCAGGTTGTGCCTCATGCTGACTTGCAGAGTTCATGGAATGTAACTGTATCATCCTTTATCCCTGAGGTCACCTGGAATCAGATTATTAAGGGAATAAGCCATGACGTCAATAGCAGTCCAGGGCACTTCAGAGTAGAGGGCTTGGGAAGATCTTTTAAAAAGGCAgtaggcccggtgtggtggctcacgcctataatcccagcactttgggaggctgaagtgggtggatcaccagaggtcaggagttcaagaccagcccagccaacatggcaaaaccccatctctactaaaaatacaaaaatgagctaggcatggtggcgcaagcctgtaatccaagctacacctgaggctgaggcaggagaattgcttg
The genomic region above belongs to Gorilla gorilla gorilla isolate KB3781 chromosome 12, NHGRI_mGorGor1-v2.1_pri, whole genome shotgun sequence and contains:
- the IL1R1 gene encoding interleukin-1 receptor type 1 isoform X1 produces the protein MKVLLRLICFIALLISSLEADKCKEREEKIILVSSANEIDVRPCPLNPNEHKGNITWYKDDSKTPVSTEQASRIHQHKEKLWFVPAKVEDSGHYYCVVRNSSYCLRIKITAKFVENEPNLCYNAQAIFKQKLPVAGDGGLVCPYMEFFKNENNELPKLQWYKDCKPLLLDNIHFSGVKDRLIVMNVAEKHRGNYTCHASYTYLGKQYPITRVIEFITLEENKPTRPVIVSPANETMEVDLGSQIQLICNVTGQLSDIAYWKWNGSVIDEDDPVLGEDYYSVENPANKRRSTLITVLNISEIESRFYKHPFTCFAKNTHGIDAAYIQLIYPVTNFQKHMIGICVTLTVIIVCSVFIYKIFKIDIVLWYRDSCYDFLPIKASDGKTYDAYILYPKTVGEGSTSDCDIFVFKVLPEVLEKQCGYKLFIYGRDDYVGEDIVEVINENVKKSRRLIIILVRETSGFSWLGGSSEEQIAMYNALVQDGIKVVLLELEKIQDYEKMPESIKFIKQKHGAIRWSGDFTQGPQSAKTRFWKNVRYHMPVQRRSPSSKHQLLSPAAKEKLQREAHVPLG
- the IL1R1 gene encoding interleukin-1 receptor type 1 isoform X2: MEFFKNENNELPKLQWYKDCKPLLLDNIHFSGVKDRLIVMNVAEKHRGNYTCHASYTYLGKQYPITRVIEFITLEENKPTRPVIVSPANETMEVDLGSQIQLICNVTGQLSDIAYWKWNGSVIDEDDPVLGEDYYSVENPANKRRSTLITVLNISEIESRFYKHPFTCFAKNTHGIDAAYIQLIYPVTNFQKHMIGICVTLTVIIVCSVFIYKIFKIDIVLWYRDSCYDFLPIKASDGKTYDAYILYPKTVGEGSTSDCDIFVFKVLPEVLEKQCGYKLFIYGRDDYVGEDIVEVINENVKKSRRLIIILVRETSGFSWLGGSSEEQIAMYNALVQDGIKVVLLELEKIQDYEKMPESIKFIKQKHGAIRWSGDFTQGPQSAKTRFWKNVRYHMPVQRRSPSSKHQLLSPAAKEKLQREAHVPLG